One stretch of Bradyrhizobium canariense DNA includes these proteins:
- a CDS encoding SDR family oxidoreductase: protein MTAPSARYDLSGRTALVTGAGGLLGRQHTAALVDAGARVVVTDIGLAQCEAAIAAVREIAPAADLVPVAIDVTSQESVQAAAADLAGRGIPVDILVNNAAIDPKVTSTPGVMHSSRFEAFPVPQWQMEIAVGLSGAMLCSQVFGGAMAKRGNGVILNIASDLGVIAPDQRLYRQPNITSDEEQPVKPVTYSVIKHGLIGLTKYLATYWADRGVRVNAISPGGVFNNQDPAFVERLTRLIPMGRMARVDEYCAAIQFLCSDASSYMTGQNIVIDGGRSVW, encoded by the coding sequence ATGACAGCCCCCTCCGCTCGTTACGATCTGTCGGGCCGCACCGCGCTGGTGACTGGCGCGGGCGGATTGCTCGGGCGCCAGCATACCGCCGCACTGGTGGACGCCGGCGCGCGCGTGGTCGTCACCGACATCGGACTGGCGCAGTGTGAGGCGGCCATCGCGGCGGTCAGGGAGATCGCGCCTGCGGCCGATCTCGTTCCCGTGGCGATCGACGTCACGTCGCAGGAGTCGGTTCAAGCGGCGGCGGCCGACCTGGCCGGCCGCGGAATTCCGGTCGATATTCTCGTCAACAACGCCGCGATCGATCCCAAGGTCACGTCAACACCGGGTGTCATGCATTCGTCACGCTTTGAAGCGTTTCCGGTTCCGCAATGGCAGATGGAGATCGCGGTCGGCCTTTCAGGGGCAATGCTGTGCTCGCAGGTATTCGGCGGCGCAATGGCGAAGCGCGGCAATGGCGTGATCCTGAACATCGCGTCCGACCTCGGTGTGATCGCCCCGGACCAGCGGCTCTACCGGCAGCCCAACATCACCAGCGATGAAGAGCAGCCGGTCAAACCCGTGACCTACTCGGTCATCAAACACGGCTTGATCGGGCTCACCAAATACCTCGCGACCTATTGGGCGGACCGCGGCGTGCGCGTCAACGCGATATCGCCCGGCGGCGTCTTCAACAACCAGGACCCCGCCTTCGTCGAAAGACTGACGCGCCTGATCCCGATGGGCCGCATGGCAAGGGTTGACGAATATTGCGCCGCGATCCAGTTCCTCTGCTCGGACGCATCGAGCTACATGACCGGGCAGAATATCGTGATCGATGGCGGGCGAAGCGTGTGGTGA
- a CDS encoding SDR family oxidoreductase, whose protein sequence is MRSLEKFSLEGRLAIVTGASRGIGAAIAAGMADAGAKVFGLSRSGTAPDGVEPVSCDLSDDDALRRAMDAFAKHHDRLDVLVNAAGISLPAASAADELDRFRQTIATDLTGVYATVLAAYPLLKKAGSGSIINVTSINSVRGFPGNPGYVAAKAGLAGLTRALATDFAADGIRVNALAPGYVATAMTAASFADPAMHEDRRRHTMLGRWGDPHDMVGAAIFLASPASAYMTGQELFVDGGWTTNGLAVSTGDKL, encoded by the coding sequence ATGCGTAGTCTCGAAAAATTTTCGCTGGAGGGGCGCCTCGCCATCGTCACCGGCGCATCGCGGGGAATTGGCGCTGCGATCGCGGCCGGCATGGCGGACGCGGGCGCCAAGGTGTTCGGCCTTAGCCGGTCGGGCACGGCGCCTGATGGCGTCGAACCGGTTTCCTGCGACCTGTCCGATGATGATGCGCTGCGCCGGGCAATGGACGCCTTCGCCAAGCACCACGACAGGCTCGACGTTCTCGTCAATGCCGCCGGCATCAGTCTGCCGGCCGCCAGCGCAGCCGATGAGCTCGATCGATTCCGGCAGACGATCGCGACCGATCTGACGGGCGTCTATGCGACCGTTCTCGCCGCCTATCCCCTGCTCAAGAAGGCGGGCAGCGGCTCGATCATCAATGTGACCAGCATCAATTCGGTGCGCGGCTTTCCCGGCAATCCCGGCTATGTCGCCGCCAAGGCGGGTCTTGCCGGGCTGACCCGCGCGCTGGCGACGGATTTCGCCGCCGACGGCATCCGGGTCAATGCATTGGCGCCCGGTTATGTCGCAACCGCAATGACGGCCGCGAGCTTCGCCGATCCCGCGATGCATGAGGATCGGCGGCGGCATACCATGCTCGGCCGCTGGGGCGACCCCCATGACATGGTCGGCGCGGCCATTTTCCTGGCATCGCCTGCTTCCGCCTACATGACCGGTCAGGAGCTGTTCGTCGACGGCGGTTGGACCACCAACGGGCTCGCCGTAAGTACAGGTGACAAGCTGTGA
- a CDS encoding sugar phosphate isomerase/epimerase family protein produces the protein MKTPVERIGFMQGRLSALVDGKIQAFPWNEWREEFSRAKPLGLTRMEWTIDQERLRENPLITEGGRSAIMRLSRGNAVEIPSLTGDCFMQAPFWKANGQAQETLLADLDLVLASCAAIGIEFVVIPLVDNGKIETSEQAESLLSALLDRSASLMKQGVKIVFESDLPPAELAQFIAKFPSDVFGINYDIGNSAALGYDCGEEIAAYAPRIRNVHVKDRARGGTTVPLGTGAAELAKAIRLIEGAGYSGQYILQTARAADGDHAGALARYRDMTVRWIEEAGR, from the coding sequence GTGAAAACGCCAGTTGAACGCATCGGCTTCATGCAGGGGCGGCTATCGGCCCTGGTGGATGGCAAGATCCAGGCGTTTCCCTGGAACGAATGGCGCGAGGAATTTTCACGCGCAAAGCCGCTTGGCCTGACCCGGATGGAATGGACCATCGACCAGGAGCGGCTGCGCGAAAACCCGCTCATCACCGAAGGTGGGCGCAGCGCGATCATGCGTCTGTCGCGCGGAAACGCAGTCGAAATTCCAAGCCTGACCGGCGACTGCTTCATGCAGGCGCCATTCTGGAAAGCAAATGGTCAGGCGCAGGAGACTCTTTTGGCCGACCTCGACCTGGTGCTCGCTTCATGCGCCGCGATTGGAATCGAGTTCGTCGTGATTCCGCTGGTCGACAATGGCAAGATCGAGACGTCAGAGCAGGCAGAGTCGCTGCTCAGCGCCCTGCTCGACCGGTCCGCCTCATTGATGAAGCAAGGCGTCAAGATCGTCTTTGAGTCCGATCTGCCGCCTGCGGAACTGGCCCAATTCATCGCAAAATTCCCCAGCGATGTTTTCGGCATCAATTACGATATCGGCAACAGCGCAGCCCTTGGATATGATTGCGGCGAGGAAATTGCCGCCTACGCGCCGCGCATTCGCAATGTGCATGTCAAGGATCGCGCGCGCGGGGGAACCACCGTGCCGCTGGGCACCGGCGCCGCCGAACTGGCGAAGGCGATCCGGCTGATCGAGGGAGCCGGATATTCCGGCCAGTACATCCTTCAGACCGCGCGCGCCGCAGACGGTGACCACGCGGGCGCGCTGGCGCGCTATCGCGACATGACCGTGCGGTGGATCGAGGAAGCCGGAAGATGA
- a CDS encoding AGE family epimerase/isomerase, whose product MAETYASTAADRSDSGDIVGILKRRIIDHSLPLWSTEGWDRTTGGFIDRLTADGRADHLAPRRVFVQARQIYCFAKTAQIGWYPEGGEIALKGLEHLLAKAKSPDGRPGFVHTLAHDGSVLDPLRDTYDHAFVLLALASVYALDRDAQVRAEIDALLSFLDTELRSPNGGFVEGLPAAMPRRQNPHMHLFESMIATFDATHDVAFQNRAGEFFALFLANLYDKQKQVLGEYFEDDWSKIEPVSVEPGHQAEWVWLLKGFERITGCPTGRYRAELLASALRYRDEATGCLIDEGDAAGNIKRHSRRCWPQTEMAKAWIAQAESGEAGAADEARAALSRLARHYLSHPVAGGWYDQFDREGRSLTATIPASSFYHVLCACVEAEQVLG is encoded by the coding sequence ATGGCTGAAACATATGCCTCCACGGCAGCAGATCGGTCCGATTCCGGCGATATCGTCGGGATCCTGAAGCGCCGCATCATCGATCATTCGCTGCCGCTGTGGTCGACAGAAGGCTGGGATCGCACGACGGGTGGCTTTATCGACCGCCTCACCGCGGACGGCCGCGCCGATCATCTCGCGCCGCGCCGGGTGTTCGTCCAGGCCCGGCAGATCTACTGCTTCGCCAAGACGGCTCAGATCGGCTGGTACCCCGAGGGCGGCGAGATCGCGCTGAAGGGACTGGAACATCTGTTGGCCAAGGCCAAAAGTCCTGATGGCCGGCCGGGCTTTGTCCACACCTTGGCGCATGATGGTTCCGTGCTGGATCCGCTGCGCGATACCTACGACCACGCTTTTGTGCTGCTTGCATTGGCAAGCGTTTATGCGCTCGATCGCGACGCTCAGGTCCGCGCCGAAATCGACGCACTATTGTCGTTCCTGGATACCGAGCTGCGTTCGCCGAACGGCGGCTTTGTGGAGGGATTGCCGGCGGCGATGCCGCGCCGGCAAAATCCGCACATGCATCTGTTTGAATCGATGATTGCCACGTTCGATGCGACGCACGATGTGGCGTTCCAGAATCGCGCCGGCGAGTTCTTCGCGCTGTTTCTCGCCAATCTCTACGACAAGCAGAAACAGGTGCTTGGAGAATATTTCGAAGATGACTGGTCGAAGATCGAGCCCGTCAGCGTGGAACCCGGACATCAGGCGGAATGGGTCTGGCTGCTCAAGGGGTTCGAGCGCATTACCGGCTGCCCGACGGGGCGCTACCGCGCCGAACTGCTGGCGTCGGCGTTGCGCTATCGTGATGAGGCCACAGGCTGCCTGATCGATGAGGGCGATGCCGCCGGCAACATCAAGCGCCACAGCCGGCGCTGCTGGCCGCAGACTGAAATGGCCAAGGCGTGGATCGCGCAGGCCGAGTCGGGCGAAGCGGGAGCTGCCGACGAAGCGCGCGCCGCATTGTCGCGCCTTGCACGACATTATCTCAGCCATCCCGTCGCGGGCGGCTGGTATGACCAGTTCGACCGCGAAGGCAGGTCGCTGACCGCGACCATACCAGCGTCTTCGTTCTATCATGTGCTCTGCGCCTGCGTGGAAGCAGAGCAAGTGCTGGGCTGA
- a CDS encoding phenylacetate--CoA ligase family protein, translating to MTEYYDALEVRKPAEREADLFLRLPNVLLKAMAAPAYAGHFRGIDPASVTTRAALARLPLLRKSDLPALHRAVLPFGGFVAGTPGSFGRLFTSPGPIFEPEPVHADPWRGARALFAAGFRPGDVVLNTFSYHLTPGGFIFDTSARALGCAVIPAGPGNTEAQFELIEAYRPVGYSGTPDFLKILLDTADSAGRDASSIKRALVSGAAFPKSLQDEIKSRGIDAYQAFGTADLGLIAFETSARDGMVVNEDLIMEIVRPGTGDPVSGGDVGEIVVTSLDPAHPWIRLALGDLTAALPGTSPCGRSNMRIKGWMGRADQTTKVKGMFVRPEQIAEIGKRHPELGRLRLVVTREGETDVMTLKAESGSPSEALRGELAATLRTVTKLQGNVELVAQESLPKDGKVITDERKPA from the coding sequence ATGACCGAGTATTACGATGCCCTCGAAGTCCGCAAACCGGCCGAACGCGAGGCGGATCTGTTCTTGCGGCTGCCAAATGTGCTGCTCAAGGCAATGGCCGCACCGGCCTATGCCGGGCACTTCAGAGGCATTGACCCGGCCTCGGTCACAACCCGTGCGGCTTTGGCGCGCTTGCCGCTGCTGCGCAAATCCGATCTCCCTGCCCTTCACCGGGCAGTACTACCCTTCGGCGGTTTCGTTGCGGGGACACCCGGATCGTTCGGGCGCCTGTTCACCTCGCCCGGCCCGATCTTCGAGCCCGAGCCTGTCCATGCCGACCCCTGGCGCGGCGCGCGGGCGCTGTTCGCCGCGGGCTTCCGTCCGGGCGACGTGGTGCTGAATACCTTCAGCTATCATCTGACGCCGGGCGGCTTCATCTTCGATACCTCCGCGCGCGCGCTCGGCTGTGCGGTCATTCCGGCAGGTCCCGGCAACACCGAAGCGCAGTTCGAACTGATCGAGGCCTATCGTCCGGTCGGCTACAGCGGCACGCCCGATTTCCTCAAAATCCTGCTCGATACCGCTGACAGTGCCGGACGCGACGCCTCGTCGATCAAGCGCGCGCTGGTGTCGGGCGCGGCGTTTCCGAAGTCGCTGCAGGATGAGATCAAGTCGCGCGGTATCGATGCCTACCAGGCGTTCGGAACCGCCGATCTTGGCCTGATCGCCTTTGAGACGTCTGCCCGCGACGGCATGGTCGTCAACGAGGACCTGATCATGGAAATCGTGCGGCCGGGCACTGGCGATCCCGTTTCCGGCGGCGATGTCGGCGAGATCGTCGTCACCTCGCTTGATCCCGCTCATCCCTGGATTCGCCTCGCGCTCGGCGACCTCACGGCCGCGCTGCCGGGAACGAGTCCGTGCGGACGAAGCAACATGCGCATCAAAGGCTGGATGGGCCGCGCCGACCAGACCACCAAGGTCAAGGGCATGTTCGTCCGGCCCGAACAGATTGCCGAGATCGGAAAACGCCATCCCGAACTCGGACGGCTGCGTCTTGTTGTGACACGTGAAGGCGAAACCGACGTGATGACACTCAAGGCCGAAAGCGGCTCCCCCAGCGAAGCCCTGCGCGGTGAACTCGCCGCAACGCTGCGCACGGTGACGAAGCTTCAAGGCAATGTCGAACTCGTGGCACAGGAAAGCTTGCCGAAAGACGGCAAGGTCATCACGGATGAACGCAAACCCGCTTGA
- a CDS encoding SDR family NAD(P)-dependent oxidoreductase has protein sequence MKLELAGRVALVTGASRGIGLAIARMLATEGAHVALAARGRDDLKAACAKIGGSTSFHVADVTDPAAALAMAREVEKQWGRIDILICNVGSGASVPPGQETSAEWRRVMDLNLFATTNTIEAARPIMQRGTGDRAIVCISSICGLAALGAPVTYSAAKAALNATVRGLARPLAQEGIRINAVAPGNILFDGGTWARKLAEDKSGVEDMLAREVPLRRLGTPEEIADVAGFLASPRAAFITGTVIVADGGQLRA, from the coding sequence ATGAAGCTGGAGCTTGCGGGGCGTGTTGCTCTCGTCACCGGCGCCAGTCGGGGAATCGGGCTTGCGATCGCACGGATGCTCGCCACGGAAGGCGCGCATGTGGCGCTTGCGGCGCGCGGCCGGGATGACCTCAAGGCAGCCTGCGCCAAAATCGGCGGCAGCACCTCGTTCCACGTCGCCGACGTCACCGATCCGGCCGCGGCGCTGGCGATGGCGCGTGAGGTGGAAAAGCAGTGGGGCCGGATCGACATCCTGATCTGCAATGTCGGCAGCGGCGCGTCGGTGCCGCCCGGACAGGAGACATCAGCGGAATGGCGTCGGGTCATGGACCTCAACCTGTTTGCGACCACGAATACGATCGAGGCGGCCCGACCGATCATGCAGCGCGGCACTGGCGACCGCGCGATCGTCTGCATTTCGTCGATTTGCGGCCTGGCCGCGCTCGGCGCGCCCGTGACCTATTCGGCGGCCAAGGCGGCGCTCAATGCCACGGTGCGCGGTCTCGCCCGCCCGCTGGCGCAGGAAGGCATTCGCATCAATGCGGTGGCGCCCGGGAATATTCTGTTCGACGGCGGCACCTGGGCGCGCAAGCTCGCCGAGGACAAATCCGGCGTCGAGGACATGCTGGCGCGCGAAGTTCCGCTGCGCCGGCTGGGCACGCCGGAAGAGATCGCCGATGTCGCAGGTTTTCTTGCCTCCCCGCGCGCCGCGTTCATCACGGGCACCGTGATCGTGGCCGACGGCGGCCAATTGCGCGCTTGA
- a CDS encoding acylneuraminate cytidylyltransferase family protein, whose translation MTSETSGRTLAVIAARGGSKGIPHKNLIDLCGKPLIAWTVMQAAAARGVDVVAVSSDSDAILAAAEAAGAVGVRRPDDISGDLASSEAAWLHALDQIDGRLGPFRRIVALQATSPIREASDIDSALEAFEREQLDSLLSVCEVEDYFNWRVGKDGPEAINYDYHDRRMRQQIEKRYLENGSFYVFIPSLLREKKNRLGGKIGFHLMERHKMFQIDRPEDVKLCAAIMRSYGYA comes from the coding sequence ATGACCAGCGAGACGTCGGGACGAACGCTCGCCGTGATCGCGGCGCGCGGCGGTTCAAAGGGAATTCCACACAAGAACCTGATCGATCTCTGCGGCAAGCCACTGATCGCCTGGACCGTGATGCAAGCCGCCGCCGCCCGCGGCGTCGATGTTGTCGCGGTATCATCCGATAGCGACGCCATCCTGGCGGCCGCGGAAGCCGCCGGCGCGGTCGGGGTGCGCCGTCCCGACGATATCTCCGGGGATCTGGCCTCCTCGGAGGCCGCATGGCTGCACGCGCTGGATCAGATCGATGGACGGCTTGGTCCTTTCAGGCGCATTGTCGCCTTGCAGGCCACCTCGCCGATTCGCGAAGCCAGCGATATCGATAGTGCGCTGGAAGCGTTCGAGCGGGAACAGCTCGACAGCCTGCTCTCGGTCTGCGAAGTCGAGGATTATTTCAACTGGCGCGTCGGCAAGGATGGCCCGGAAGCCATCAATTACGACTACCATGACCGGCGCATGCGCCAGCAGATCGAAAAACGATACCTCGAAAACGGCTCGTTCTACGTGTTCATTCCGAGCCTTCTGCGCGAAAAGAAGAATCGGCTCGGCGGCAAGATTGGTTTTCACTTGATGGAACGCCATAAAATGTTCCAGATCGATCGTCCGGAAGACGTCAAACTGTGTGCCGCCATCATGCGCAGCTACGGCTATGCGTAG
- a CDS encoding N-acetylneuraminate synthase family protein, translating to MNLIHQAASIHIGDRRIGDSQPCFVIAEVGNNHNGDYDRAIALVDAAVAAGADCAKFQMRKLDEVYRASSLSGKDDDLAVEYTLDLLRRFELTTEQQRRIAAYCASKGIQYLCTPWDASSVATLETFGVGAYKVASADLTNLPLLAKLAATKKTLIVSTGMSTTEEIRTAAKFLDDRSVSYVLLHCQSTYPAALHNIHLRFMETLKGIHPAVGYSGHERGIAVSIGAVALGAVVIERHITLDREMEGPDHAASLEPEEFKALVTGIREVEAARGQPLTERALSQGELINRENLAKSLVAARAIAAGTVVTEDDVAVKSPGQGLSPLKMPALIGKRLGRAMAADDYFFPSDLAEEATKARRYRFDRPWGVPVRYHDTERFLEICQPDIIEFHLSYNDMERDPASYLSGTYDLGFVVHAPELFAGSKLMDLATSDESLRRYSLEQTQAVIDITRGLKKFFPKTKRPPIVANIGGFTMDEPLAPEQKAECYRIFAASLGELDLDGVELIPQTMAPFPWHFGGQRHQNIFIFPEESAAFCAKHDLRMCVDISHTKLAANHFGFDFAQGLAQLGPHTAHLHFGDAKGLDGEGLQVGEGEIDFNEVGAVLRKHAPGASFIPEIWQGHKNMGEGFWTALERLEGRV from the coding sequence ATGAATTTAATCCACCAGGCAGCTTCGATCCATATTGGCGACCGTCGGATCGGCGACAGCCAGCCTTGCTTTGTCATTGCCGAGGTCGGCAACAACCACAATGGCGATTACGATCGCGCGATCGCGCTGGTCGATGCCGCGGTCGCGGCCGGCGCCGATTGCGCGAAATTCCAGATGCGCAAGCTGGACGAGGTCTATCGCGCCTCCTCTCTCTCCGGAAAAGACGACGACCTCGCCGTCGAATACACCCTCGATCTGCTGCGCCGCTTCGAGCTGACCACGGAGCAGCAGCGCCGCATCGCGGCCTATTGCGCCTCAAAAGGCATTCAATATCTCTGCACGCCCTGGGACGCCTCCAGCGTCGCCACGTTGGAGACGTTCGGGGTCGGGGCTTACAAGGTCGCCTCGGCCGACCTGACAAATCTTCCACTGCTGGCAAAGCTCGCTGCGACCAAAAAGACGCTGATCGTCTCCACCGGCATGAGCACGACCGAAGAGATCCGGACGGCCGCAAAATTTCTCGACGATCGCAGTGTTTCCTATGTGCTGCTGCATTGTCAGAGCACCTATCCGGCCGCGCTCCACAATATTCACCTGCGTTTCATGGAAACGCTGAAGGGTATCCACCCTGCTGTCGGCTATTCCGGCCACGAGCGCGGTATCGCGGTGTCGATCGGCGCGGTGGCGCTGGGCGCGGTCGTGATCGAGCGCCACATCACGCTCGACCGCGAGATGGAAGGCCCCGACCACGCCGCCAGCCTCGAACCGGAAGAATTCAAGGCGCTGGTCACCGGCATCCGCGAGGTCGAAGCGGCGCGCGGCCAGCCGCTGACGGAGCGTGCACTCAGCCAGGGCGAACTGATCAATCGGGAAAACCTGGCAAAAAGCCTCGTGGCCGCGCGCGCCATTGCTGCCGGCACTGTTGTGACCGAGGACGACGTCGCGGTGAAGAGCCCGGGTCAGGGCCTTTCGCCGCTCAAAATGCCGGCCCTGATCGGCAAACGATTGGGCCGCGCGATGGCCGCGGACGATTATTTCTTTCCGAGCGATCTTGCCGAGGAAGCCACGAAGGCGCGGCGTTATCGCTTCGACCGGCCGTGGGGCGTGCCGGTGCGTTATCACGACACCGAACGATTTCTCGAAATTTGCCAGCCCGACATCATCGAATTCCATCTCAGTTATAACGATATGGAGCGCGACCCGGCGTCCTATCTGTCCGGCACCTACGATCTCGGTTTCGTGGTGCATGCGCCCGAGCTTTTCGCCGGCAGCAAGCTGATGGATCTCGCCACCTCAGACGAGAGCCTGCGCCGCTATTCGCTGGAGCAGACCCAGGCCGTGATCGACATCACGCGCGGCCTGAAGAAATTCTTCCCGAAGACGAAACGCCCGCCGATCGTCGCCAATATCGGCGGTTTCACCATGGACGAGCCGCTGGCGCCGGAGCAGAAAGCGGAATGCTACCGCATTTTCGCCGCCAGCCTTGGCGAGCTTGATCTCGATGGCGTCGAACTGATTCCGCAGACCATGGCGCCCTTCCCCTGGCATTTCGGCGGCCAGCGCCATCAGAACATCTTCATCTTTCCGGAAGAATCCGCCGCGTTCTGCGCCAAGCATGATTTGAGGATGTGCGTCGACATTTCGCACACCAAGCTGGCGGCCAATCATTTCGGCTTCGACTTCGCGCAAGGCCTGGCGCAACTCGGCCCGCATACCGCTCATTTGCATTTCGGCGACGCCAAAGGCCTCGACGGCGAAGGCTTGCAGGTCGGCGAAGGCGAGATCGACTTCAACGAGGTCGGCGCCGTGCTGCGCAAGCATGCGCCGGGCGCTTCCTTCATCCCGGAGATCTGGCAGGGCCACAAGAACATGGGTGAAGGCTTCTGGACCGCGCTGGAGCGTCTCGAGGGCCGCGTATGA
- a CDS encoding NAD-dependent epimerase/dehydratase family protein, translating into MLRGDENVTKLVTSHSTVAGGVTSEALSQMNDQIRVLVTGSDGFVGRHLVPYLIQRGYKVIAASRIAAKFQDANMVSVKLPDLSAPFNWQPLLRQCDVVVHLAGIAHKFAVDDLYDRVNHQATATLARAASSCGTKQLVFISSIAAQSGSFSDHELTENDPPRPNNAYGRSKLAAEKAIRTAGVPFTILRPVVIYGEGEKGNFATVHKISRLPIPLPFGALKARRSVLSIHNFNSAVETALTNPGARGETFIVSDPTPVTVADLIARHRVSLGRASWLLPVPEKWLELSLKVAGLGSTWERLGCPLVASPNKYLAIGWNPTQPSSVHSNHL; encoded by the coding sequence GTGTTACGTGGCGATGAAAACGTCACCAAACTGGTGACCTCTCACTCGACCGTTGCGGGCGGCGTCACCTCGGAAGCGTTGTCTCAGATGAACGATCAAATCAGAGTGCTGGTGACGGGTTCCGACGGTTTCGTCGGGCGGCATCTTGTGCCCTATCTCATCCAGCGGGGTTACAAGGTAATCGCCGCCTCAAGAATCGCTGCCAAGTTTCAAGACGCAAACATGGTGAGTGTCAAACTGCCGGATTTATCCGCACCTTTCAATTGGCAACCATTGCTCCGGCAATGCGATGTCGTGGTTCATCTCGCCGGCATCGCCCACAAGTTTGCGGTCGATGATCTCTATGATCGCGTCAATCATCAAGCGACCGCGACGCTCGCGCGTGCGGCGTCAAGTTGCGGCACGAAACAACTGGTTTTCATTTCGTCCATCGCCGCACAGTCCGGCTCATTTTCCGACCACGAGCTGACCGAGAATGACCCTCCAAGACCGAACAACGCCTATGGCAGGTCGAAGCTCGCGGCCGAAAAGGCCATCCGCACAGCGGGGGTTCCGTTTACGATCCTGCGTCCGGTCGTGATTTATGGCGAAGGCGAAAAAGGTAATTTCGCCACCGTCCACAAGATCTCGCGGCTGCCGATTCCGTTGCCGTTCGGAGCCTTGAAGGCGCGGCGGTCCGTGCTGTCGATCCACAATTTCAATTCAGCGGTCGAAACGGCACTGACCAATCCCGGCGCACGCGGCGAAACATTCATCGTCTCGGATCCAACGCCGGTCACGGTAGCCGATCTCATTGCACGTCACCGCGTTAGCCTCGGCAGAGCATCCTGGCTGCTGCCGGTACCCGAAAAATGGCTTGAACTGTCCCTCAAGGTGGCCGGTCTGGGCTCGACATGGGAGCGGCTCGGCTGCCCGCTCGTTGCCTCCCCTAACAAATATCTCGCGATCGGCTGGAATCCGACCCAGCCATCGTCTGTCCATTCGAACCATTTATAA
- a CDS encoding CBS domain-containing protein yields MQDRTLVTIAETETIEEAFRRLNINMLGILFAQDADGRVVGAVTDGDIRRKLLDGTSIRDQVAACVNRNFVSALAGAPREQILKLLDQRVHVVPILDSERRLVDVFSRDLFNLSEESEVFARARSPVRISFSGGGTDLTHYFVDNDGGSVINATIAMYAHATLRRRSDGRIRIYSHDFRCTVEAESLAALGNDGELALIKSVIRLIKPAYGFDLDVSADFPVGSGLGGSAVVSSAIIGCFNEFRSDQWDRHEIAEMAFQAERLMLNIPGGWQDQYATVFGGFNHMEFSSEHNTIVPLRLEPNIIAELEESLVLCYTGFNHDSGAVHRDQKAQHQTNDAVAAAARQKEVTREIRHHLLRGQLLDCGRLIDEAWHAKRRLSSKISSNELDAIYDVAKASGAVGGKLLGAGGGGYFIFFVRPFERYTLIRALEDKGLRCSRISFEENGLRTWKSRIPVARAKNTAASH; encoded by the coding sequence TTGCAGGACCGCACACTCGTTACCATCGCTGAGACCGAAACCATCGAGGAAGCGTTTCGGCGACTCAACATCAATATGCTTGGCATCCTGTTTGCGCAGGATGCTGATGGCCGCGTGGTCGGAGCGGTCACCGATGGCGACATCAGGAGAAAGTTGCTCGACGGAACTTCGATCCGCGATCAGGTGGCGGCGTGCGTGAACCGCAACTTTGTCTCGGCGCTCGCCGGCGCACCTCGCGAACAAATCCTCAAGCTGCTTGATCAGCGCGTTCACGTCGTCCCAATTCTCGATTCGGAACGGCGCCTGGTCGACGTATTCAGCCGCGACCTGTTCAACCTCAGCGAAGAGAGCGAGGTGTTCGCGCGGGCGCGCTCCCCGGTGCGGATCAGTTTCTCCGGCGGCGGCACCGATCTCACGCACTACTTCGTCGACAATGACGGCGGCTCCGTCATCAATGCGACGATCGCCATGTACGCCCATGCGACCTTGCGGCGACGAAGCGACGGCCGCATCCGAATTTACTCGCATGACTTCCGCTGCACGGTGGAAGCCGAAAGCCTTGCGGCGCTCGGCAACGACGGCGAACTGGCTTTGATCAAATCGGTGATCCGCCTGATCAAGCCGGCTTACGGTTTTGATCTCGACGTTTCCGCCGACTTCCCGGTCGGTTCCGGTCTCGGCGGCTCGGCGGTCGTGTCATCGGCCATCATCGGCTGCTTCAACGAATTCCGGTCCGATCAGTGGGACCGCCATGAGATCGCGGAGATGGCGTTTCAGGCGGAACGTCTGATGCTGAACATTCCCGGCGGCTGGCAGGATCAATATGCGACCGTGTTCGGCGGCTTCAACCACATGGAGTTTTCGTCGGAGCACAATACGATTGTCCCGCTCCGGCTCGAGCCGAACATCATTGCCGAACTCGAGGAAAGTCTGGTTCTTTGCTACACCGGCTTCAATCACGACTCCGGCGCCGTGCACCGGGACCAGAAAGCCCAGCACCAGACCAATGACGCCGTCGCCGCAGCAGCGCGGCAAAAGGAAGTGACGCGCGAAATCCGTCACCATCTGCTGCGCGGCCAGTTGCTGGACTGTGGGCGCCTGATCGACGAGGCCTGGCACGCCAAGCGCCGCCTGAGCTCCAAGATCAGCTCGAACGAACTGGACGCGATTTACGACGTCGCGAAAGCGAGTGGCGCGGTCGGCGGTAAATTGCTGGGCGCCGGCGGCGGCGGCTATTTCATCTTCTTTGTGCGGCCGTTCGAGCGATATACCTTGATCAGGGCATTGGAAGACAAAGGCCTGCGCTGCTCTCGCATTTCGTTTGAGGAAAACGGCTTGCGAACCTGGAAGTCGCGAATTCCCGTAGCGCGTGCCAAGAATACCGCCGCGTCTCATTAA